A part of Rattus rattus isolate New Zealand chromosome 6, Rrattus_CSIRO_v1, whole genome shotgun sequence genomic DNA contains:
- the Mansc4 gene encoding MANSC domain-containing protein 4, protein MRAAGLLLLLGLASTVHGLCSPTVFYRDCWIRRFPGLLLDLEESQRLGAQFLKYYSENTGQKCGRSCCLRKDVSCNVAVFFHDPIHDNVNCLHVHCPTLESCILEPGTSAILYNITAGIDPDLLVFEHSPPTYPNTRSSSEWWDRLRILKAMNAGDEGVDPDVMNHTVPSTEAASTTHHDLGANTGISYSRKSTADVEMRFTSSRVPTATNVSTGSPSTDFTPSPDNKTISPFFGPTDTDVSQVPSQSRLNISKPSMNKTKGSHSGNHTSESKEPRDGTPASAGAWLACVTLGAAMVSLCCRVVLGASRYCGKQQGWSHVGQGSGSGCKRSTLKETS, encoded by the exons ATGCGGGCGgcggggctgctgctgctgctagggCTAGCTAGCACAGTGCACGGGCTCTGCTCACCTACCGTGTTCTACAGAGATTGCTGGATCCGCCGCTTCCCGGGGCTGCTCTTGGACTTGGAGGAGTCTCAGAGGCTGGGGGCCCAGTTCCTCAAGTACTACTCGGAGAACACCGGGCAGAAGTGCGGACGGAGCTGCTGCCTCCGGAAGGATG TTTCCTGTAATGTGGCTGTCTTCTTCCACGATCCCATCCACGACAATGTCAACTGCCTCCATGTGCACTGCCCGACCCTGGAGAGCTGCATCCTGGAGCCCGGGACCAGTGCCATACTGTACAACATAACAGCAG GCATAGACCCAGACCTGCTGGTTTTCGAGCATTCACCTCCCACCTACCCGAACACCCGTTCCTCTTCCGAATGGTGGGATAGACTGCGGATTCTAAAAGCTATGAATGCAGGTGACGAAGGAGTAGACCCAGACGTGATGAACCACACGGTGCCATCCACAGAGGCAGCGTCAACCACACATCATGATTTAGGTGCTAACACAGGTATCAGTTATTCCAGGAAGTCAACTGCAGATGTGGAAATGAGATTCACTTCTTCAAGAGTGCCCACTGCTACCAATGTCAGCACGGGGTCCCCAAGCACAGACTTCACCCCCAGTCCAGACAACAAgaccatttctcctttctttggcCCCACAGACACAGACGTTTCTCAGGTGCCCAGCCAGTCCCGCCTCAACATTAGCAAACCATCcatgaacaaaacaaaggggTCCCATAGTGGAAACCACACATCGGAGAGCAAAGAGCCTCGGGATGGAACGCCAGCGTCCGCAGGGGCCTGGCTGGCTTGTGTGaccctgggtgctgccatggtcaGTCTCTGCTGCCGTGTGGTCCTCGGGGCGTCCAGATACTGTGGGAAGCAGCAGGGCTGGTCTCACGTGGGACAAGGGTCAGGATCTGGGTGCAAACGTAGCACACTGAAGGAAACCTCCTAA